The nucleotide sequence TATCTGGCTCATTATCTCGTTCTCGTCAATTATTGTCTCACAATACTCACATCTCATTTTTAATGGTTTTTCCGTCAATGTTTTGAAAGTGGGAATAGCTTCCACATCATTACTCGTTATGCAGTAAGGATTTGGACATTTCAGTATTCCCTTTACCACCTTAGGAACCTCTAACTTGGTTTTCTTTACAACCTCATACTCCCTAACTATATTAATTGTAGCTGTTGGTGCTATTAATGTAATAAGGTTAGCTTCTGTATCACTTATCTCTTTATCTTCTATCTTTACAATATCCTTCTTACCCATTTTCTTGCTATCAACATTTATAACTAATGCAATTCTAAATCCTTCATGTCCCTTTATACCTAAGACATTAAGTACTGCGAATGCTCTTCCTGCCGGTATGTGGTCTATGACTGTACCGTTCTTTATTTTACTTACCATTAGTTCCTTTCTATTACCTTGGATCTCCATTTCACTCACCATAAATCTTAGTAAGTATGCTCATTCTTACGGGTACACCGTAAGAGGCTTGTTCAAAATACTTTGCCTTAGTAGTCTTGTCCACTTTTCTGTCAATCTCATTAACTCTAGGAAGAGGGTGTAATATTATAGAATCTTTCTTCATTTTATTTGCTAAGTCTAGACTAACAATGTAACTTCCTTTTATCTTTTCGTATTCCATTTCATCTACAAATCTTTCCTTTTGTATCCTGGTTACGTATAAAACGTCAACTTCGTTTATTACTTCAAATGGATTCTCTACTTCTTTAACGGGATAGTTTAACTCGTCAAGTATCTCCTTTCGAGCTCTTAACAATTGAGGCGAAATTAGATAAACTAACTTTGGTCTAAACCTTGTTAGTATACGAAGCAGACTATTTACTGTTCTAGCGTATTTTAGGTCTCCTAGAAGCGCAAAAACTAACCCATCAATTGTATTAAAGTGCTTATTTATTGTGTAAATGTCTATTACAGCCTGGGTAGGATGCTCGTGCTTACCATCTCCTGCATTAATGACTGGTATATCTGATATTTCTGATGCAAATCTAGACGCACCATCGTATTTATGTCTCATTACAATACCGTCAGAATAGTTATTCAACATTCTTATTGTATCCGCTAGATTCTCTCCTTTAGCAACTGAGGTTGATTCCTCTCCGCTGAACCCTATTACATCTCCTCCTAGATTGATTATTGCCTTTTGGAAACTTAGATATGTACGTGTACTAGGCTCAAAGAAAGCTATGGATATTGTCTTACCACTAAGTATTTTTCTGGTATCATTTAGATTTTTACTATACTTATCTGTTAGGGCAAATATGTCCTCTAGCTCATCACGAGAAAAATTATACGCCGAAATTATATGTTTCAATAACGCCCTTAAATAAGGTTAGTCTAAAATTATATTTAAAGTCTTTTGCCTTCAGTTTAAATAGGGTTAAAATGGATTTCGTGAAAGCTCTACTTGATAAAAAATTGCTTTTGATAGGAAATTTTATGTTAACATCAGGTAAAGTTAGCCCCTATTACCTAGATTTAAGGAAACTCCCCAACCATCCTGACATATTTTCATTCGTCGTTAGTTCTGCAGTCGACATAGTAAAAGGTATTAATTTTGATATGATATTGGGAGTTGTTACTGGGGGCGTTCCATTTGCCTCATTTATTGCTTGTAAGTTGAATAAACCTATGGGATACATCAGAGCTGAGAAAAAGGGTCACGGCACTGAAAGATTGTTGGAAGCTGACGTAGATGGTAAGAAGGTAATCGTTGTAGATGATGTAGCTACTACTGGTGGTTCAATTCTTAAAGCAGTGGAGGAGGTAAGGAAAGCTGGAGGTAAAGTTGAACATGCTCTAGTTATAGTCGATAGAGAAGAAGGAGCTTTTGAAAAATTAGAAAGTGTAGGTATAAGGTTATTGTCAGTATATAAGGTAAGCGAAATACTGAATTCTCTAATTAAGTCAAATCTCGTCGCTGAGAATGAAAAAAAGCTCATATCTGATTATATGGTGAAAAATATTGGAAAAAGCTAGAATAATTTTAGCTTTAGATAAGATTTTGCCTATAAACTTACTAAAGGATTTCACTACCCATATAAACAAAATAAAAATTAGCTATGTAACATTGCTAGAAGGAGGTCTTGGTTATCTTAAAGATATTAGGAAATTGGACTGGGACGAGATAATTTTTGATTTAAAGTTAGCTGATATAGACTCTACCATGATATCTATTGTGAAAAATCTAGAGCAATTTGCAGACTCTTATATATCCCACTCATTCATAGGTTATGAAGGAGCTCTAGATAAATTGAAAAACTATCTTGACAGTAGGAACAAAGGATTGTATCTAGTTCTTTCAATGTCCCATAAAGGATGGAATGACGATTATTATAAGTACTTGAAAAGTATAGTCAATGTGACAAAACCTAAAGGAATAGTTGTAGGTGCCACTAAGCCTTTAATGCTCAAGTTAGCGAGATCAGATTTTCCAAATACCATAATTATTTCTCCTGGTGTTGGTGTCCAAGGTGCCAAAATAGGTGAGGCAATATGTAATGGTGCTGATTATGAAATAATTGGAAGGAGTATTTATGACTCTGGAGAGCCTTTAAAAACGCTAATAGAATTTATTGATAATCAGAAGGTAACAATAAATGAGTGTAAAGTTCGGCAAACATGATAAGAACCAATTAAGCGAGGAACTGGCTAGGATATCTGAAATGATAGATAAGGCTGAAGAGATACACGAAGAGACCGGTGAAGTTCCCACAACAGATTTGGTTAATTTGTATACCCTGTCAGGATACTACGAATCTAAAGTGGGGAAAGGCAATTACACTTATTATCATCTTTATTCAGTATTTGCAGAGAAATATGTAAACTTCATTAGAACTACCATGAGTGAGTATGCAAGGTCTACTAAGGAGACTGAAATAGAGTATATTAATATATTGCTGGATGATGGATACTTTCTGATTCTTGAGGGCGAAGAGGATAAGGTTGTTTTACCACATCCCTCAGCTCTTGCCTCTACTCATACGCATCCAGGCATCTGTTTCTTCTCTCATAAGGATTTAGAGACAGCAGATTTTCTATTTATGCGAAATTATCTAGCTGTAGGTGTGACTTCAAATGAGTGTGCTTTAATCCTCTTTAGAAATGGTGTGTATACTTTAGAGGATAAGTCAGAACTTGAGTCATTAAGTAAACAAGTTAAAAAAGTTAAAACATTTCAGGAATTACTTAATGTTTACTCGAATTCCTCTAAAAAATTCACAAATCTTAAATTACTCTTCACTCAGTTTGCTTAGCCAATAGATCTATAGTAGCCTCAGCAATATCCATTGAATATCTTGTTACCCTTCTTATTGAGTCTAACACTATTAACGTGGAACTATCGTCCTTTAAACTGTGAAAGTTCATAATAACGTTTTCTGAGAGTTTACTATTAGTATCTAATGTCTCAAATCCCTTATTTATAACATCATGGGCTCTCTTTCGGTCTCTATTGGAAAAAGCTGAAAATGACGTTTTGTAGAGTTCGATCACTGACATACCGTGGTTGTATACGGTTTCGTTGTTTAACCTCTCTATGGATTGAGTCTGTTCAGCTATTCGTATTGCATGATCTGATACTCTCTCTATAGACTTAGCTATTGATGAGATATCAGTAAGCTGAGTGAGATTGAACTTCTCCTCATCAAGTATATCTGGATATTCGACTGATAACGAGAGTTGTCTTATGGTATAGAAGAAAAACCTATCCACGTCATCATCTCTATTTCTTATCTCCTTGGATAACTCCTTGTCTCCTTTTTGTAACCCATTTAATGCGTCTCTAAACATGTTATAGGATATATTGAATGCTCTTCCTAATGATTTAGTTATGGATAAATCTTTTTCATTGACCAGGAATTGAATAGATATATTATTCGAGCTTTCGTCTATAACTTCAGCACCTAAAAGTCTATTTCTTACTAATTCTTTTATCTTCTCCTTCTCCATTGTATTAAACTTGTTACAATAAACGTCAACCAATGAGTATCCTGCCATGTAATACGCTATAATTTCTCTCACTAAGAACGAGATATCAGCTCCTTCACAGTTCATAGTTATACTTCTCTCTTTCTTATCTGTATCATTCCCAGCTCTAGGACTAAGAATTAGTCTCATTTGCCTGTCCTCAGCAATTTCGACTTCATCTCCTGGTTTGAGAGAATGTTGCTTAACCCATCCTTTAGGTAACGAGATAATATATGTTGAGCCTCCAGTTAATTGAATCCTCCTAACTATAGGTTTACTCATACTCTATTTTCACTATATAGTTTTAAATCTCAATTTTATAGTTTTCTTTAAGCTCCTTCTTAGCCACATCCTCAGCTTCTTTAAGTAGTTGTCTAGCTTCCTCTTTCACGTTAATTTGGGGACTCTGCTGAACAGTGTTGGGAGCTATATAGACTGTCCTTATAGTCTCAATAATTTCATCAATTATAGGGGAAAACTCTATAGATGCTCCTAATTGTCCCTTTAACTCGTTCAATGCCTCTACCAGTGGAGATAGGTAGGTAACTACATTCCCTAAAATTATCAATGTTTCCAGCCTTATTTCAAGAATTTCTAATAGAATTTTTAGTTGAACCAAAGTTACTATGTATTTCCTCGTAAGCTCTGTTTCCTTAATGTATTCTTTACTGAGCAAAGGAAATCTACCTATGTTTGACAGCGACAATCTTTCTAGCGCTTTGTTTCTATTCTCAGCTTTACTTATCCACATATCGATTTTATACTTAGCCATACGAATGTCAGTGAGTAATTCAGCAATCGTCCTTTTCTTCACAAGTATCTTCTTTTAATCCCAGCATTTAAGAATATTTTGACCTCTAAAAATTGGTTTAGTAACCCTTTTATTGACCATTTCGATCTTGTCTATAAGTAGCTCTGAGGGAATATAGGCGGATTTAAACGTTCAAAAACTAGTTTTTCCTTTTCAAGGGTGTAACTCTAATACTAAGCTGGGCTCTTCTTATTGATTTCGTAATCCCTGCACTAACCCTTACAGCTTCACTGCTCGTTACTGTTTCTATTCTGTACGAAATTTTTAAGTTGTTGCAATATGTATATTACATCCTTATCTAGTTCTTTAAATCTCTCTAAATCACATAGACTTAGATACTCTAGTTCAGTATAAACTCCTATCTTCTCCTTTATATCCTTCATCGAAATGGACAGATCTAGAAATAACTTAACTATGTACTCACCTTTTTCACACTTTCTTAATATAAGGCTAAGAAGACCGAGATCCAGGAGTCTTTTCCTTTTGTTCTTCCCTGTTAATATTACTCTTACTCCTATAGGTATCTCTCTTCTTAAGTCGTCTATTTTTATTTCATTTTCATTAAGATAAATTATCGCATTCTCTTCTTTAATGAAATTTATCGAGTATATCCATAAATACTTTATATGCATATTGGATAAAAAGCGTAAGCATGACTAGTTGGGAGGAATATAAGGCTAAAGCTTGGGAGAGGATAAACAGAGACAAGGAGATAGGTTATCTAGACCCTGATATATATGATATTTTAAAAGCGTTCTTCTCAAGGCAGAAGTCTTATACACAGAGCAGTTGCAGTGGTAGAATTAGTATAATAGATGCTAAATTACCTTGGGAAAGGAGAGACTCCACGGTAGTATTTAAAGATCATTTAAAATTTTCGGTAGAAGATCTATATGATGTTTTAGATAAGGGAATTGTACGAAGGCTTTGGCTCATTGTTCAAGGACCTATTATTCATGTTTACACTAAGGATATGGAGGAAGCATTAAACGTTCTAAAACTTGCTAGGGACGTTGGTTTTAAACATAGTGGGATTTTATCCTTTAACGATAAAGGAATTTTAGTGGAACTAAGGACAGGTGTCAAGATGGTTCATTTACTTAAGCCTAATCTTCCAGAAGAGGAAGCAAAACATTTGGTAGAAGTTTCTTTAGAAATCCTGAACAAGGGAAAGGAAAAATTAAACAATTTAAGGAATATAGTGGAGTTATCTGTAGCTAATGATTCTATGAAGTTGGGGGAGGACTCTAAACTGGACACCAAATTCCATTACAGAATCAGCTAACTCCTTTAAGGCATTTACATAATCGTTCCTTCTTCCATCAGGCTGGAGTAGAACTTTTCTGTGATCTATCCTGTTTTCTTCTACAAATTTTATTACTTCCGGTATATCGGTCTTGGGATTAACTATAACAAATTTATAGTAGGTAGCCCAGTCGTCGTCCTTAAAGTTGTACTTTAACCTATAACCAGCATTACTCAATTTAGGGGATACAGAGAAAACGTCTACTAGTTCCATTAATTTCTGGTTAGGCTTTATAGTTCCACTAGTTTCTACTACTATCCTCTGCTCTAGTTTTTTTAACTCTTCAGCTAAGGGGATTATGTCTTGTAGAAGGGGTTCTCCACCTGTTATTGTAGTGGTCTTTACCGAGACGTTAATTTTCGAGATAATCTCCTGAATACTTAACTCTTTACCATCATATTTATGCCAAGAGTACTTGGTATCACACCATATGCAACGCATATGACATCCTGCTAATCTAACGAAGTTAGACGGTGTACCAATTACTTCTCCTTCTCCCTGAATCGATGTGAATATCTCAATTATCCAATACTTCACTCTGTTTCGATAATAGTTTAAGAGCGTAGTTTAAAAGTTCATTTATTCCAGTGTTCTTCTCTGCACTTATTTCAAAAATTTGCTCATTTTTTATTTCATTTTTTATAGCGTTATAAAGTTCCTCATTTAGGTCATCAATCTTATTAATTACTGGAATGACCACTTTTCCTAAGCCCATTATTTCTCTATATAGATCAAGTTGTTCCTTATAAGTATACATTGATGAGTTTGATGCGTCAAATAAGAACAGGATTATGCCATTTAAGTTCTTAATCGCATTAATAGCCTTTAACTCCACCACGTTTCTGTCTTTCATAGGTCTATCTAAGATCCCTGGCGTATCTATAACTTGGACAGTTAATATACCAGACGTTATATGTCCAACATGTATCTCCTTGGTGGTAAATGGGTATGATGCTATCTCAGGTTTAGCTGAGGATATTTTACTCACTAGGCTACTTTTACCAACATTGGGTGGTCCTGCAACTATTATTGTCGGCAAATAGGGATCGATGGTCTGTAATTTCTTTAATTCCTTCGAAATTCTAATTACTAAGTCAATACACTCCTTCCTCTTCCTCAGTACGGAGAAGACTCTTCCAACGTATTGTCTCATATATTTATTTGGTCTATTTTGTGGATCCCTCTTTATGAGTGAGATATATTCATCTGAGAGTTTCTCAGCTAATAATACACTTTTCCTAATTGCAGACAGGCATCTTTGAAAATGTCCTATATCTCCTGAAGTTATTTCCAAAAGTTCTCTATAGAATGGGTGAAGATCACTTATTTTTGGAAAAGTGTCTAAAAAAACACGATATTTCCTAACTTGTTCCACAACATATTTTATTCTCCTTATTTCTCTGTCCTTCGGAGTATTTCCATTGATTTTTGGAATTCTGTTAAGGATTGTTTTTATAACTGTTTCAGGATCATTTGGTATTGAAATTTTCTCAAAAGGATTCAACATACTTTCGTTCCTGCGGGAGTTTCCCCGTCTACAGTTAATATCTTAGGTTTTATTCCTTTTGCTTCATCTTCTTTACATCCAGCAGCTAGTATCATTCCCTGACTTTCAAATCCCCTTATTTTTCTAGGCTTCAAATTTACTATGACAACAACCTTTTTACCCAATAGCTCCTGTGGTGTATAATACTCTGCGATTCCGCTTATTATCTGCCTAGTTTCAGTTCCTAGGTCTACAATTAACTTTAGTAATTTAGTTCCTTCTATCCTCTCAGCTTCTTTAACTATCCCCACTCGAAGATCCATTTTTGCGAAGTCGTCTATTGTTATCTCGCTCATAATATCTTCGTTTACACTCTGTCATAAAAAGAGTCATTTACTTAATAAAGTAAAAATACCATCACGTAAATAGGATAGTTTTTTATATTACTCGAGTATAAAATTTATATGGAACCTAAGAGGGTCGCAGAGGGAAAAACCAAAATAGTATATGAATTCGATCCTGAGCATTATCTTCTTAGATTTAAAGATAGTATAACCGCAGGTGATGGTGCCAGAAAAGATGAACTTCCGGGTAAAGGTACTTTAAATGCTCAAACTTCAGCGCTGTTCTTCAGATTATTAGAGAAGAACGATATCAGAACTCATTACGTTGGTATGTATGACGAAAAAACGATGATAGTCACTAAATTGAAGATGATTCCAGTAGAGGTAGTTCTAAGAAACATTGCAACTGGAAGCATAGTAAAGAGATTACCTATAAAAGAGGGAGAGGTATTTGATCCTCCAATAGTGGAATTTTTCCTTAAAGACGATTTAAGGCATGACCCATTATTAAATTACTCTCACCTACAGTACTTCAACTTGTTAACCAGGAAGGAAGCTGAAATAGTAGAGGAAGTGATAGTTAAGGTAAATGCTGTAATGAAAAACTTCCTTAAAGAGAGGGGTTTAGTCTTATACGATTTGAAGCTCGAGTTCGGAAAAGATAAAGATAACAATTTGATCGTTGGAGACGAGATAACGCTTGATTCAATGAGAGTTAGAGATGAAAAAACAAACAAAATTTTAGATAAAGACTTATACAGAAAGGGCGAGTCATTAGAGGTAGTAAAGAAGGCATATGAAGACTTCTTTAACTTGATATCAAGGTGATAAAGACGTTATATAATGTTGAGCTCATAATAATCAGTAAGGATGGTATAAGAGATCCTGAAGGAGAGACAATTCAACGTTATGTTGTACAGAAATCTACAAATAACGTAAGAGAAACCAGAGCTGGCAAGTATTTACTTTTCAGAATAGAGAGTAATTCTTCTGAAGAAGCTCAAGAGACAGTGAAGAGAATAGCTGAGGAGATGAGACTGTTCAACCCCATTGTTCATAAGATCATTATCAGGGTGTCAAGGAGTGAGGGTAGCAGTAATTAAGTTCCCAGGAACCACTTGCGAGATTGATGTCTATAAGGCTCTTAAAGAGGTGGGGGTAGAGAGTGAAATAGTTAGGCATAAGGACTTTGATCCTGATAACTTTAAGGCAGTAATTATACCAGGTGGATTCAGCTTCGGAGATTATCTGAGAGCTGGGAGTATTGCTGCTAGTACAGAGACCATGAAAAAAATAAAAGAGATGGCAGATGCTGGAAAAGTAGTTATCGGGATCTGTAATGGTTTTCAGATCTTGGTGGAAAGTGGGATACTTCAGGGTGCATTATTACCTAACCTGAATTTACGTTTCTTGAGCAAATGGGTTTATCTAAAGGTAAATAGGTTTGACACTGTTCTCACCAGAGGTTTAACTAAAACTGTAGTTAGAGTACCCATAGCTCACGCTGAAGGAAGATATTACCATAATGACTCTGAGATGGCAAAAAGAATTGCAGTTTTTCTCTACTCTGACGAGAATGGTAACGTTGATGATAAAAATAATCCTAATGGCTCTATCTATAACATTGCAGGTATAGCTAATGAGAGTGGTAATGTTATAGGTATGATGCCTCATCCTGAAAGAGCCTCTTTTAATTTAACGTCTCCAGACGGGGAGACAGATGGTTTATTGCTATTAAGGGGGTTGAAAAGAATTGAGGCTTAGTTTATCCTCTCAGGAAATGGAGCTAGTGAGGAAGTTTTTAGGGAGGGAGCCGAAAGAGGAGGAATGGTTAGTTGTAGATGCCCTATGGTCAGAGCATTGTTCATATAAATCGTCAAAAATATTCTTGAGGAGTTTTCCCAGTGAGGGCGAAAGAGTAGTAATGGGTATAGAGGATTGGCAAGACGCAGGGGCGTTGGACGTAGGCGATGGATGGGCTGTAGTCCTCAAACTGGAGAGCCATAATCATCCATCTGCTATTGATCCTTTTAACGGAGCAGCCACAGGAATTGGAGGAATAATACGAGATATAATCAGTAAAGGCGCTAGACCTATAGCCTTACTTGATATGATAAGGGTTGGTAATCTTAATAATTCAAGAAATAGATGGCTGTTAAAGAACATAATAGCAGGTATAGGATTTTATGGAAATAGTATAGGTGTTCCTGTAGTTGCAGGTGAGCTAGCGTTTGACGAAACGTATAATGATAATCCATTAGTTGATGTAGCTGGACTAGGTGTTGTAAAGAAGGATAAGATCGTACCAAGTGTAGTAAAGGAGGCAGGGCTAAAGATCGTTCTTGTTGGTTTAACTGGTCTGGATGGACTTGGTGGTGCATCCTTTGCATCTAGGAAACTTAGCGGAGAAGATGAGATAGGTGCAGTTCAGATTGCAGATCCCTTTGCTGGGAAAATAGTTTTAGATGTAACTCTTCAAATCGCTGATAAAGTAGAGGCAATTAAGGACTTAGGTGGTGGTGGGCTAGTTGTCGGAATCACTGAAATGGCTAACGGATTAGGTGTAGAGGTCGAGCTGGATAAGATACCCTTGCGTGTCAAGGATTTAACACCTGGAGAAATTCTAGTCTCGGAAACCCAGGAGAGAATGGTATTTGCTGTAAAACCAGAGAGAGTAAAGGAGGTTTGTGAAGCCTTTGAGTATTATGAATATCCTTGCGCAGTTATTGGAGAGTTCACTAATGATACTAGTATTAGATTCTTATACAAGGGGAAAGAGGTTGTGAATTTACCCTCGAGTTTACTCTTGAATCCACCTAGATATAAGTGGGGTGTTAAAAAAACTAAGTACTCAGTATATTATGAAAAACCCAATATAAACCTAGAAGTAGCTGTGAAGGAGATTCTGTCTTATCCAGACCTTGTAAGCAAGTTCTGGGCATATTCCCAG is from Sulfolobus acidocaldarius DSM 639 and encodes:
- the pyrI gene encoding aspartate carbamoyltransferase regulatory subunit, with the protein product MEIQGNRKELMVSKIKNGTVIDHIPAGRAFAVLNVLGIKGHEGFRIALVINVDSKKMGKKDIVKIEDKEISDTEANLITLIAPTATINIVREYEVVKKTKLEVPKVVKGILKCPNPYCITSNDVEAIPTFKTLTEKPLKMRCEYCETIIDENEIMSQILGANNK
- the pyrB gene encoding aspartate carbamoyltransferase, with protein sequence MKHIISAYNFSRDELEDIFALTDKYSKNLNDTRKILSGKTISIAFFEPSTRTYLSFQKAIINLGGDVIGFSGEESTSVAKGENLADTIRMLNNYSDGIVMRHKYDGASRFASEISDIPVINAGDGKHEHPTQAVIDIYTINKHFNTIDGLVFALLGDLKYARTVNSLLRILTRFRPKLVYLISPQLLRARKEILDELNYPVKEVENPFEVINEVDVLYVTRIQKERFVDEMEYEKIKGSYIVSLDLANKMKKDSIILHPLPRVNEIDRKVDKTTKAKYFEQASYGVPVRMSILTKIYGE
- the pyrE gene encoding orotate phosphoribosyltransferase, encoding MDFVKALLDKKLLLIGNFMLTSGKVSPYYLDLRKLPNHPDIFSFVVSSAVDIVKGINFDMILGVVTGGVPFASFIACKLNKPMGYIRAEKKGHGTERLLEADVDGKKVIVVDDVATTGGSILKAVEEVRKAGGKVEHALVIVDREEGAFEKLESVGIRLLSVYKVSEILNSLIKSNLVAENEKKLISDYMVKNIGKS
- a CDS encoding orotidine 5'-phosphate decarboxylase; the protein is MEKARIILALDKILPINLLKDFTTHINKIKISYVTLLEGGLGYLKDIRKLDWDEIIFDLKLADIDSTMISIVKNLEQFADSYISHSFIGYEGALDKLKNYLDSRNKGLYLVLSMSHKGWNDDYYKYLKSIVNVTKPKGIVVGATKPLMLKLARSDFPNTIIISPGVGVQGAKIGEAICNGADYEIIGRSIYDSGEPLKTLIEFIDNQKVTINECKVRQT
- a CDS encoding phosphate uptake regulator PhoU, producing MSKPIVRRIQLTGGSTYIISLPKGWVKQHSLKPGDEVEIAEDRQMRLILSPRAGNDTDKKERSITMNCEGADISFLVREIIAYYMAGYSLVDVYCNKFNTMEKEKIKELVRNRLLGAEVIDESSNNISIQFLVNEKDLSITKSLGRAFNISYNMFRDALNGLQKGDKELSKEIRNRDDDVDRFFFYTIRQLSLSVEYPDILDEEKFNLTQLTDISSIAKSIERVSDHAIRIAEQTQSIERLNNETVYNHGMSVIELYKTSFSAFSNRDRKRAHDVINKGFETLDTNSKLSENVIMNFHSLKDDSSTLIVLDSIRRVTRYSMDIAEATIDLLAKQTE
- the cdvB3 gene encoding cell division protein CdvB3 — translated: MKKRTIAELLTDIRMAKYKIDMWISKAENRNKALERLSLSNIGRFPLLSKEYIKETELTRKYIVTLVQLKILLEILEIRLETLIILGNVVTYLSPLVEALNELKGQLGASIEFSPIIDEIIETIRTVYIAPNTVQQSPQINVKEEARQLLKEAEDVAKKELKENYKIEI
- a CDS encoding tRNA-wybutosine modification methyltransferase TYW3, which translates into the protein MTSWEEYKAKAWERINRDKEIGYLDPDIYDILKAFFSRQKSYTQSSCSGRISIIDAKLPWERRDSTVVFKDHLKFSVEDLYDVLDKGIVRRLWLIVQGPIIHVYTKDMEEALNVLKLARDVGFKHSGILSFNDKGILVELRTGVKMVHLLKPNLPEEEAKHLVEVSLEILNKGKEKLNNLRNIVELSVANDSMKLGEDSKLDTKFHYRIS
- a CDS encoding 7-carboxy-7-deazaguanine synthase QueE; amino-acid sequence: MKYWIIEIFTSIQGEGEVIGTPSNFVRLAGCHMRCIWCDTKYSWHKYDGKELSIQEIISKINVSVKTTTITGGEPLLQDIIPLAEELKKLEQRIVVETSGTIKPNQKLMELVDVFSVSPKLSNAGYRLKYNFKDDDWATYYKFVIVNPKTDIPEVIKFVEENRIDHRKVLLQPDGRRNDYVNALKELADSVMEFGVQFRVLPQLHRIISYR
- a CDS encoding NOG1 family protein — encoded protein: MLNPFEKISIPNDPETVIKTILNRIPKINGNTPKDREIRRIKYVVEQVRKYRVFLDTFPKISDLHPFYRELLEITSGDIGHFQRCLSAIRKSVLLAEKLSDEYISLIKRDPQNRPNKYMRQYVGRVFSVLRKRKECIDLVIRISKELKKLQTIDPYLPTIIVAGPPNVGKSSLVSKISSAKPEIASYPFTTKEIHVGHITSGILTVQVIDTPGILDRPMKDRNVVELKAINAIKNLNGIILFLFDASNSSMYTYKEQLDLYREIMGLGKVVIPVINKIDDLNEELYNAIKNEIKNEQIFEISAEKNTGINELLNYALKLLSKQSEVLDN
- the metG gene encoding methionine--tRNA ligase subunit beta, which encodes MSEITIDDFAKMDLRVGIVKEAERIEGTKLLKLIVDLGTETRQIISGIAEYYTPQELLGKKVVVIVNLKPRKIRGFESQGMILAAGCKEDEAKGIKPKILTVDGETPAGTKVC
- the purC gene encoding phosphoribosylaminoimidazolesuccinocarboxamide synthase, which codes for MEPKRVAEGKTKIVYEFDPEHYLLRFKDSITAGDGARKDELPGKGTLNAQTSALFFRLLEKNDIRTHYVGMYDEKTMIVTKLKMIPVEVVLRNIATGSIVKRLPIKEGEVFDPPIVEFFLKDDLRHDPLLNYSHLQYFNLLTRKEAEIVEEVIVKVNAVMKNFLKERGLVLYDLKLEFGKDKDNNLIVGDEITLDSMRVRDEKTNKILDKDLYRKGESLEVVKKAYEDFFNLISR
- the purS gene encoding phosphoribosylformylglycinamidine synthase subunit PurS, translating into MIKTLYNVELIIISKDGIRDPEGETIQRYVVQKSTNNVRETRAGKYLLFRIESNSSEEAQETVKRIAEEMRLFNPIVHKIIIRVSRSEGSSN
- the purQ gene encoding phosphoribosylformylglycinamidine synthase I — its product is MRVAVIKFPGTTCEIDVYKALKEVGVESEIVRHKDFDPDNFKAVIIPGGFSFGDYLRAGSIAASTETMKKIKEMADAGKVVIGICNGFQILVESGILQGALLPNLNLRFLSKWVYLKVNRFDTVLTRGLTKTVVRVPIAHAEGRYYHNDSEMAKRIAVFLYSDENGNVDDKNNPNGSIYNIAGIANESGNVIGMMPHPERASFNLTSPDGETDGLLLLRGLKRIEA
- the purL gene encoding phosphoribosylformylglycinamidine synthase subunit PurL, coding for MRLSLSSQEMELVRKFLGREPKEEEWLVVDALWSEHCSYKSSKIFLRSFPSEGERVVMGIEDWQDAGALDVGDGWAVVLKLESHNHPSAIDPFNGAATGIGGIIRDIISKGARPIALLDMIRVGNLNNSRNRWLLKNIIAGIGFYGNSIGVPVVAGELAFDETYNDNPLVDVAGLGVVKKDKIVPSVVKEAGLKIVLVGLTGLDGLGGASFASRKLSGEDEIGAVQIADPFAGKIVLDVTLQIADKVEAIKDLGGGGLVVGITEMANGLGVEVELDKIPLRVKDLTPGEILVSETQERMVFAVKPERVKEVCEAFEYYEYPCAVIGEFTNDTSIRFLYKGKEVVNLPSSLLLNPPRYKWGVKKTKYSVYYEKPNINLEVAVKEILSYPDLVSKFWAYSQFDYEVGTSTVLKPGEADSGLISLPNGKLLAIKGDANPDLCAEDSYECGRYIVAEAYRNLATVGAKGIGVVDHLQFGDPKKPEVYYQFVEAVRGIAEASKYFGTPIVGGKVSFYNENKEGKPIKPTPLVVMAGLVQDKFLRPKITEGASIIMIGFTREEMGGSLLAKIFGNYGDVPKTRLNEELLSSELVIKAINDGKIIFAKDISKGGLVGALLPILVRGFGVSIDTNLIPSDTDDVISKLFSENGGRFIVLSEREDDINWLESQSRGIYVSKIGEVTREQYVMWLREGKKIDLTKEVNNYHRYLEEVTSD